In the genome of Plasmodium yoelii strain 17X genome assembly, chromosome: 14, one region contains:
- a CDS encoding haloacid dehalogenase-like hydrolase, putative: protein MKMFTSKQIQNFNIGKIDGIYSHGAYTYLKGYKTVLRKFSFFDLELILYALSSYNILENVIFLTVDSAYVINKNDETQHEDAYIDSDNELKIKSSISYAKINNNDYTPIILNNIKDIFNIGDIISIEIYNKLYTNQESNDEILNTLHGELDNYYKIYVPSSNNKLVLSPLNTSKIYGLNYISKLYNVHVNEILSIGNDTNDIELLASTGYSVAVKTSTYGALRAARCISTHTNNQNAIAYIIYKAIKGKQM from the coding sequence ATGAAAATGTTTACATCAAAACAAATTCAAAACTTTAATATAGGCAAAATTGATGGAATATATTCTCATGGagcatatacatatttaaagGGATATAAAACTGTACTAAggaaattttctttttttgatttagAGTTAATATTATATGCTTTATCAtcttataatattttagaaaatgtaatttttttaacagtAGATTCAGCAtatgttataaataaaaatgatgaaacaCAACATGAAGATGCTTATATAGATTCtgataatgaattaaaaataaaatcttcAATCAGTTatgcaaaaataaataataacgaCTATACacctataatattaaataacattaaagatatatttaatattggtgatattatatctatagaaatatataataagttATATACAAATCAAGAAAGTAATGATGAGATATTAAATACATTACATGGTGAGTtagataattattataagaTATATGTTCCATCAAGTAACAATAAATTAGTATTATCCCCATTAAATAcatcaaaaatatatggCCTTAATTATATCTCAAAACTTTATAATGTACAtgtaaatgaaatattatcaatAGGGAATGACACAAATGATATCGAATTGTTAGCATCAACTGGATATTCAGTTGCTGTTAAAACTTCAACATATGGAGCTCTTAGGGCAGCTCGTTGTATATCCACACACACAAACAATCAGAATGCAAtagcatatataatatacaaagCCATCAAAGGAAAGCAAATGTag
- a CDS encoding Cof-like hydrolase yields the protein MSKSVEETLKGADIKLLLIDFDGTLFVDKDIKVPKENIEAIKEAIEKGYMVSICTGRSKVGILSAFGEENLKIMNFYGMPGVYINGTIVYDQIGYTLLDETIQTDVYAELINYLVEKNLVNQTIFHRGESNYVTEDNKYADFLQKNYSENRSIIIRHNELLKYKTMNKLMIVLDPSESKQVIDNLKKKFSKKLTIFTTYNGHAEVTKLGHDKFTGINYLLKHYNISNDQVLVVGDAENDIAMLSNFKYSFVVANATESAKYHAKCILPLTHKEGAVAYLLKKVFELKK from the coding sequence ATGAGTAAAAGTGTAGAAGAAACATTAAAAGGAGCAGATATTAAATTGCTCCTAATTGATTTCGATGGTACATTATTTGTtgataaagatataaaagTGCCCAAAGAAAATATAGAAGCAATTAAAGAAGCTATTGAAAAAGGATATATGGTAAGTATATGTACAGGACGATCAAAAGTTGGTATTTTAAGTGCATTTGGTGAagaaaatttgaaaataatgaatttttatGGTATGCCCGGTGTATATATTAACGGAACTATAGTATATGACCAAATAGGATATACTTTGCTTGATGAAACAATTCAAACTGATGTATATGcagaattaataaattatcttgttgaaaaaaatttagtTAATCAGACAATTTTTCATAGAGGAGAGTCTAATTATGTAACTgaagataataaatatgcagattttttacaaaaaaattatagcgAAAATAgaagtattattattagacATAATGAgttgttaaaatataaaactatgaACAAACTTATGATAGTATTAGATCCATCTGAATCGAAACAAGTAATAGAtaatttaaagaaaaaattctcaaaaaaattaacaatattTACAACATATAATGGGCATGCAGAAGTAACCAAGTTGGGTCATGACAAATTTACAggtattaattatttattaaaacattataatatttcgaATGATCAAGTTTTAGTTGTAGGAGATGCAGAAAATGATATAGCTATGCTatcaaattttaaatattccttTGTTGTAGCAAATGCAACAGAGTCAGCAAAATATCATGCAAAATGCATTCTTCCATTAACACATAAAGAAGGTGCTGTTGCTTATTTACTAAAAAAAGTATTtgaactaaaaaaataa
- a CDS encoding heptatricopeptide repeat and RAP domain-containing protein, putative: protein MLQRKINVCLWHRYRIRYWQNEKNHIIVNVMRKKTQEFCSNNTRYRKITVIPFDNKEVSLNIEYKNIPFDIDELNKKSKNEILNIYKIIRNKNELNKLPSDFLDNLFECTKKYIRCLLPYEIIKIYKTLNIIKKNNKELNLLLHQHIKRIYKNFDVISISKLFQIYTFSKSKPIYIIKKLSEIFLNNLKNCNKPWCFREVISIYSYFKINSKDHIDNIFKKCVPIIAKNIMMYTPKDATIIFYSFVKMNKYDKILCHAITKNVILKINLYQFNHLSIILNSFAKIGEKNNKLCKVICDHIKNKIKIKMPKNITDLETNNIEQNDINKNCLSNFETQKLTEIKINDSPKDDEAIIELNKNETEYKQIKTYENKNNLLKDKILKPKDVSIILNALIKLEYYNNETFICLIPFIINNICKFSPQSLSNLAHAYSQIHIDNTLLFDKIANESIMKIHKFKNKELSNLANSFVRLNIKNKTLFTYIIDEFLYRSTIGSKFQNYKFDILSLQQFAYSFSKVGLKDEKVYNILYNTLIKKIHEIKKMKKKKIINGEKLLLENYNNQTNSCSDIVINKNTNSLLFRKDEMLEKNNFDFFFISTFVNSYSRAKINHKNFTHFISYIIRKKKQNNNEILSNQSLSSLIYGLTKLKIKDKKIYQLLLKECNDKIDSLQPFQIALILYSFSKLKIYSYKYVKKSIQILSMNIHNLNLTDLSLVCYSLSNFLYRDIIFLYKVQKILFLNNYEFNKTNVSQLFNSYTKLCFYHKPFYDFIFQKIFAFMHEFDEKELTNLVFSFIYYFHIVTLQNHVDLEKNNSSSDSDPNISNLVNGVKYFIENKKNEEIKVKPNASSNNNSNGNSNNNSNSSNSSLGREMCNDLKKKKKIFDEKNKLDNIVNNNDKSCYSLKENTSNLILKNREEFFKNELNIFFNLIFILNEKYRQKLSLISIYQLQIVDLYLRAFFTNYFSFPNYLKSFFFKCRNVKLKIDDYVLLSSKMHRNISRYLNAVGVKHKSEVIFGPYQLDIVVDFLQNDIKNKFNLNFDNEINDNDNDNDNNYNVIYKRKGLANEEVVKKEDKAKYNIIEKLLTKNIVIEVDGISHFYKESYSRTLNSIIKNYILKKFGWNIIHIPYQEWNQCYNFKTKLLYAIHIFKKIVHINRDTISPKDFIYFMNNKNNNDNKNNNTFADVSHINNVNNNFMNHDMVINNNDKNEEDEKNQHHGNINDTNANIQQKDEKNIPDFYTIDEETIFLNQLKCRNKFQKNIMKKLRQDGKMKYDFNIVCKNNKTEECIELSDQISKTDIET from the coding sequence ATGCTTCAAAGAAAGATAAATGTATGCCTTTGGCATAGATATAGAATAAGATATTggcaaaatgaaaaaaatcaCATAATAGTAAATGTGATGAGGAAAAAGACACAAGAATTTTGCTCAAATAATACAagatatagaaaaattaCTGTTATACCATTTGATAATAAAGAAGTGTCATTAaatatagaatataaaaatattccttTTGATATtgatgaattaaataaaaaaagtaagaatgagatattaaatatttataagattataagaaataaaaatgaattaaataaattaccAAGTGATTTTTTAGATAACTTATTTGAatgtacaaaaaaatatattcgttGTTTATTACcttatgaaataataaaaatatataaaacattaaatataataaaaaaaaataataaagaattaaatttattattacatcaacatataaaaagaatatataaaaattttgatgTTATAAGTATCAGTAAATTGTTTCAAATATATACCTTTTCAAAATCAAAaccaatatatataataaaaaagttatctgaaatatttttaaataatttaaaaaattgtaacaAACCTTGGTGTTTTAGAGAAgttatatctatatattcatattttaaaataaattcaaaagatcatatagataatatatttaaaaaatgtgtacCTATAAtagcaaaaaatataatgatgtATACACCAAAAGATGCtactattattttctatagttttgtaaaaatgaataaatatgataaaattttatgtcatgctataacaaaaaatgtaattttaaaaattaatttatatcaATTTAATCATCtttcaattatattaaattcgTTTGCTAAAATAggcgaaaaaaataataaactatGTAAGGTCATATGTGACCacatcaaaaataaaataaaaataaaaatgccAAAAAACATAACAGATTTAGAAACAAATAACATCGAACAGAATgacattaataaaaattgtctTTCTAATTTTGAAACCCAAAAATTAactgaaataaaaataaatgatagcCCAAAAGATGACGAAGCAATAAtagaattaaacaaaaatgaaacagaatataaacaaataaaaacatatgaaaataaaaataatttattaaaagataaaattcTTAAACCAAAAGATGTttctattatattaaatGCTTTGATAAAACtagaatattataataatgaaacttttatttgtttaattccatttataataaataatatttgtaaattttcTCCTCAATCATTAAGTAATTTAGCCCATGCTTATTCACAAATACACATTGATAATACATTGttatttgataaaattgCAAATGAAtcaataatgaaaatacataaatttaaaaataaagaattaagCAATTTAGCTAACTCTTTTGTAcgattaaatataaaaaataaaacattatttacttatataatagatgaatttttatatagatcTACTATTGGTTCTaaatttcaaaattataaatttgatattttatcattacaACAATTTGCTTACTCTTTTAGTAAAGTTGGGTTAAAAGACGAAAAAgtatataacattttatacaacactttaattaaaaaaattcatgaaataaaaaaaatgaaaaaaaaaaaaataataaatggagaaaaattattattagaaaattataataaccAAACTAATTCTTGTTCAGATattgtaataaataaaaatacaaattctttattatttagaAAAGATGAAAtgttagaaaaaaataatttcgattttttttttatttcaacatTTGTCAATTCTTATAGTAGagcaaaaataaatcataaaaattttacACACTTTATTAGTTACATAATtagaaaaaagaaacaaaataataatgagaTATTATCAAATCAATCATTAAGTAGTTTGATTTATGGTTTAaccaaattaaaaattaaagataaaaaaatttatcaaTTATTACTAAAAGAATGCAATGATAAAATTGATTCATTACAACCATTTCAAATagcattaatattatattcatttagcaaattaaaaatatattcttataaatatgttaaaaaatcTATACAAATACTAAGTATGAATATACACAATTTAAATTTAACTGATTTATCTTTAGTATGTTATTCAttatcaaattttttatatagagatataatatttttatataaagttcaaaaaatattatttttaaataattacgaATTTAATAAAACTAATGTTTCTCAActttttaattcatatacaaaattatgtttttatcataagccattttatgattttatattccaaaaaatatttgcaTTTATGCATGAATTTGATGAAAAAGAATTAACTAATCTTGtcttttcatttatttattatttccatattGTTACATTACAAAATCATGTCGatttagaaaaaaacaattcaTCTTCTGACAGTGATCCTAATATCAGCAATCTCGTGAATGGGGTGAAGTattttattgaaaataaaaaaaatgaagaaataaaagtaaaaccAAATGCAAGTAGCAATAACAATAGTAATGGCAATAGCAATAACAATAGTAATAGTAGCAATTCTAGCCTTGGTAGAGAAATGTGCAATGacctaaaaaaaaaaaaaaaaatatttgatgaaaaaaataagctagataatattgttaataataatgataaaagtTGTTATTCTTTGAAAGAAAATACGTCTAATTTAATTCTAAAAAATAGAGaagaattttttaaaaatgaattaaatatattttttaatttaatttttattttaaatgaaaaatatagacAAAAATTATCACTAATTAGTATATATCAATTGCAAATAGTAGATTTATATTTACGTGCATTTTTTACAAACTATTTTTCATTcccaaattatttaaaaagtttttttttcaaatgtaGAAATGTGAAACTTAAAATTGATGATTATGTTTTACTATCCTCAAAAATGCATAGAAACATTTCCCGATATCTTAATGCAGTTGGTGTTAAACACAAAAGTGAAGTTATTTTTGGCCCATATCAGTTAGACATTGTTGTAGATTTTTTgcaaaatgatataaaaaataaatttaatttaaatttcgacaatgaaataaatgacaatgataatgataatgacaataattataatgtaatatataaGCGGAAGGGTTTAGCAAATGAAGAAGTtgtaaaaaaagaagataaagcaaaatataatataatagaaaaGTTACTAACGAAAAATATTGTCATAGAAGTCGATGGGATAtctcatttttataaagaaAGTTATAGTAGAACATTAAattcaataataaaaaattatattttaaaaaaatttggatggaatataatacatataccATATCAAGAATGGAatcaatgttataattttaaaaccAAACTATTATATgctattcatatttttaagaaaattGTTCACATTAACCGGGATACTATATCTCCGAAAGattttatctattttatgaataacaaaaataacaatgataataaaaataataatactttTGCAGATGTTTCTCATATAAATAACGTGAATAACAATTTTATGAATCATGATATggttattaataataatgataaaaatgaagaagacGAAAAAAATCAACATCATGGAAATATTAATGATACAAATGCAAATATCCAACAAaaggatgaaaaaaatattccagATTTTTATACAATAGATGAAGAAACAATTTTCCTTAATCAACTAAAATGTCGAAATAagtttcaaaaaaatataatgaaaaaactCAGACAAGATGGGAAAATGAAATATGATTTTAATATTGTTTGcaagaataataaaacagaAGAATGTATCGAATTATCTGATCAAATTTCTAAAACAGATATCGAAACATGA
- a CDS encoding proliferating cell nuclear antigen 2, putative, whose protein sequence is MFECRIDGQFFKKLFETLKDICTEVNLECDENGIKMQSMDCSHVSLVDLNIMSDFFQHYRCDKKCVLGISINFMLKILSVIKEKSTVFLFKEDNENDAVLNIGIIDEEEQSSTEDSLEIQVKLINTQKEHLEIPQSEYHCQCTMKSKKFQEFTKYLNSIGDNVSISMKKDTMILSTTGSDIKVTKQFTNDMPDVSITCSKYVSQEFATRYLVMFSRASALSDEVLISLSPNIPVSIKFNFKQQLTELPDNSHLTFFLAPKIGEY, encoded by the exons ATGTTTGAATGCAGAATAGATGgtcaattttttaaaaagttaTTCGAAACGTTGAAAGATATATGTACAGAAGTAAATTTAGAATGTGATGAAAATGGAATCAAAATGCAATCAATGGATTGCAGTCATGTATCCTTAGTTGATTTGAATATAATGTCCGATTTTTTTCAGCATTACAg ATGTGATAAAAAATGTGTTTTAGGGATAAGTATAAATTTCATGTTGAAAATATTATCTGTGATAAAAGAAAAGTCTAccgtttttttgtttaaggaggataatgaaaatgatgcaGTTTTAAATATAGGAATTATAGATGAAGAAGAACAATCTAGTACTGAAGATTCGTTAGAAATTCAagttaaattaattaatacACAAAAGGAACATTTAGAAATACCTCAATCGGAATATCATTGCCAATGTACAATGAAATCTAAGAAATTTCAagaatttacaaaatatttaaattctATTGGAGATAATGTATCTATATCTATGAAAAAAGATACTATGATTTTAAGCACAACCGGTTCAGATATAAAAGTAACAAAACAATTTACAAATGACATGCCTGATGTATCTATTACATGTTCAAAATATGTTTCACAAGAATTTGCAACACGATATTTGGTTATGTTTTCACGAGCTTCAGCTTTATCGGATGAAGTTTTAATTTCTCTTTCTCCAAATATTCCAGTgtctataaaatttaatttcaAACAACAATTAACAGAATTACCTGACAATTCACATTTGACCTTTTTCTTGGCCCCTAAAATTGGAgaatactaa
- a CDS encoding U3 snoRNP-associated 55-kDa protein produces the protein MKKFNKRKNNTGKKGGYNNRNKNKKVDDSEIESDDILSSNLSEEDTNILSKKTKFNDEIIESDEDDNKNNSDDDNDYDGFNNPEERKMYLAKKYLKDMGIESSEEEDSGEESENSENEEKKKKKIGSDFSSDDNDSDIEKKEKIKKMLMEKESSKNRKILLNLRDKIRIFYDEELSNTLLNNNDKRNKQNINNLSKKVKNDDNVLFLNGHKKSVTTVACPDYNLSFFDHYNYKIQNNNYDKDNNNDKLNKYNDYINSDDENESFLHSNNKNSENLKNISDNIMYPKFFENTSINTIYTGGKDACIIEWDLSRQEKVHIYKGNPDSFKDFGNQSGICHFKSIMDIYCNKYNSFFMSVGCDNLINVWDNRTKKTCMNSVIGHKNIISSIVGCNDDTEELNMEHNFFTSSYDKTIKLWDLRFFNKCINTYLGHTNNILTMNSLNQNKLLTSSSDYTIRFWNTKNDNHILFNINYEIIESCCTLNNKIFVAGTFSGALYIFTSSYKKPICIHKNAHNSYPITALISIPFTNVFISGSYDGYINFWEYKSTSKISANIQKIMTVQVNGTINKFSFAHNYKYLFVAIGNEMKHGRWTRTNNKNGLAIIPIQFLS, from the coding sequence ATGAAGAAGTTTAACAAGAGGAAAAATAATACTGGGAAAAAGGGAGGTTATAATaacagaaataaaaataaaaaggtaGATGATTCAGAGATCGAATCAGATGATATATTGTCATCAAATTTGTCTGAAGAAGATACTAATATTTTAagtaaaaaaacaaaatttaatGATGAAATAATTGAAAGTGATgaagatgataataaaaacaacTCGGATGATGACAACGATTATGATGGGTTTAATAATCCAGAGGAAAGGAAAATGTATTTAGCTAAAAAATATCTCAAGGATATGGGAATTGAAAGTAGTGAAGAAGAGGATAGTGGTGAGGAATCAGAAAATAGTGagaatgaagaaaaaaaaaaaaaaaaaataggtTCCGATTTTTCATCTGATGATAATGATAGTGATATtgagaaaaaagaaaaaataaaaaaaatgttaatggAAAAAGAGAGTTCTAAAAATAGGAAAattcttttaaatttaaGAGATAAAATAAGAATATTCTATGATGAAGAATTATCGAAtactttattaaataataatgataaaagaaataaacaaaatataaataatttatcaaaaaaggtaaaaaatgatgataatgttttgtttttaaatggaCACAAAAAAAGTGTTACTACAGTTGCCTGTCCAGATTATAATTTATCCTTTTTTGATCactataattataaaatccaaaataacaattatgataaagacaataataatgataagttaaacaaatataatgaCTATATTAATAgtgatgatgaaaatgaatcCTTTCTACATtcaaacaataaaaatagtgaaaatttaaaaaatatatctgaCAATATTATGTATCctaaattttttgaaaatacttcaattaatacaatatatacaGGAGGAAAAGATGCTTGTATTATTGAATGGGATTTATCTCGACAAGAAAAAgttcatatttataaagGAAATCCAGATTCTTTTAAAGATTTTGGAAATCAAAGTGGGATTTGCCATTTTAAAAGTATAATGGATATTTattgtaataaatataattcattttttatgtcaGTTGGATGtgataatttaataaatgtatGGGATAatagaacaaaaaaaacttGCATGAACTCAGTTATAggtcataaaaatattataagttCAATAGTTGGATGTAATGATGATACAGAGGAACTAAATATggaacataatttttttacttcaTCATATGATAAAACAATTAAATTGTGGGATTTaagattttttaataaatgtataaatacATACTTAGGTCATACAAATAATATCCTTACAATGAATTcattaaatcaaaataaattattaacaagTTCTAGTGATTATACTATACGTTTTTggaatacaaaaaatgataatcatatattatttaatataaattatgaaattATTGAATCATGTTGTACtcttaataataaaatatttgtagCAGGAACATTCTCAGGAGccctttatatttttacttcaTCTTATAAAAAACCAATTTGCATACACAAAAATGCACACAATTCTTATCCCATAACAGCACTTATAAGTATTCCATTTACAAATGTATTTATTTCTGGCTCTTATGATggatatattaatttttggGAATATAAAAGTACTAGTAAAATATCTgcaaatattcaaaaaattatgacTGTACAGGTAAATGgaacaataaataaattttcttttgcacacaattataaatatttatttgtggCTATTGGTAATGAAATGAAACATGGCAGATGGACACGAACGAACAATAAAAATGGCCTTGCTATAATACCAATTCAATTTTTGtcataa
- a CDS encoding ataxin-3, putative — protein sequence MSKKYVYWEKQGNDRMCGLHCINSILQGPYYSEDVLAKIGKELDEKEKEFLKLSSNELIRTNSSNVLDDGFINISVLIESLRRKNILLKNAFEEDLTKIISSGHQDIGYICNLEQHWFSVRKIHNTWYVLDSLKSAPLFIKDINLKCYFNDIFKKYHIFSVQNMNPYISLPKPDINFEPKNPNQFYIPTNQISEISSVSNGFILEDKYNMNKSENGSLFSSFNKPQNFQWPKNGGRKLNDDINNISSNNIDDDGDDDFKTALRLSMEEYIKNLPPPKSEDLINEDFINVMIKLPNKKIQRKFGISKTLADIFYWIEYESVNNQQIDSSLIFKNCYYLYQLFPRRKFCKYQNGSIELQVGDKVELVHDKSLKDMKFEKEETFMMQ from the exons atgagtaaaaaatatgtatattggGAAAAGCAGGGTAATGATCGTATGTGTGGTCTTCACTGCATAAATAGTATCCTTCag GGACCTTATTATAGCGAAGATGTTCTAGCAAAAATAGGAAAAGAACTtgatgaaaaagaaaaagaatttttaaaattatcttCTAACGAGTTAATAAGAACAAATTCATCAAATGTTTTGGATGATggttttataaatatttcggTGTTGATTGAAAGTTtaagaagaaaaaatattttattaaaaaatgctttTGAAGAagatttaacaaaaataatatcaagTGGTCACCAAGATATTggttatatatgtaatttaGAACAACATTGGTTTAGTGTACGTAAAATTCATAATACTTGGTATGTATTAGATAGCTTAAAAAGTGCaccattatttattaaagatataaatttaaaatgttattttaatgatatttttaaaaaatatcatatattttctGTACAAAATATGAAtccatatatttctttaccAAAACCTGATATAAATTTTGAACCTAAAAATCCCAATCAATTTTATATACCAACAAATCAGATTTCTGAAATTTCATCTGTGTCCAATGGTTTTATATTGgaagataaatataatatgaacaaatcAGAAAATGGTAGTCTCTTTTCAAGTTTTAATAAGCCTCAAAATTTTCAATGGCCAAAAAATGGGGGAAGAAAATTAAATGacgatataaataatattagctcaaataatatagatgATGATGGTGATGACGATTTTAAAACTGCTTTGAGATTATCAATGGAAGAATATATTAAG aatCTGCCACCTCCGAAAAGTGAAGATTTAATTAATGAAGATTTCATAAATGTTATGATCAAATTACCAAACAAAAAAATCCAAAGAAAATTTGGCATATCAAAAACTTTAGCg GACATTTTTTATTGGATAGAATATGAATCGGTAAATAACCAGCAGATAGACTCATCActaatttttaaaaactgTTATTATCTTTATCAATTATTTCCAAG gAGAAAGTTTTGCAAGTATCAAAACGGATCTATCGAATTACAAGTTGGCGACAAG gTTGAATTGGTTCATGATAAAAGTTTGAAGGATATGAAATTCGAAAAAGAAGAAACATTTATGATGCAATAA
- a CDS encoding parasitophorous vacuolar protein 2, putative encodes MTFIKNIIILLIFSNIFINGLNAETQKDANNGTIFHIVKEKIINFIAKKKGYDKNDWVNLSDADHDINNLSFRIDKNGDVICNKDNQAVEISIINEKILKQTKDVIYSELSIHPKIGTNTSNITKIPIKKYKNNSNGFFFNKNNNSLSNSEAYLVCAKKNSNVVLVPKQTEKVEFISGPWLVRVKVNVYKDPLKPFGRAFRITIVDGINVLTNKQNSFFWFIPIKKFSEIYHFHMAAKDSANGIYCNFERSLDNKSIKLHCPSWEHPYKLTSSNLMLFSMNLGMSLIYTAVIPYMDKITIYNKLASRNENNNSINGFNQYENSNDDDNHNANIEKAVKKVENITNYLHLIFSSIIGVSNIAYMIKESVKISNDLKEFNTEFENAPSLYEWTITYPENNYQPDMALEKKKKIFFPEENSLNNSPSQKDETIKKFQGIKKNIYKPTNEKKLERIIIGN; translated from the coding sequence atgacttttataaaaaatataattattttattaattttttcaaacatttttataaatggtTTGAATGCCGAAACACAAAAAGATGCAAATAATGGAACTATATTTCATATTGtaaaggaaaaaattataaatttcattgcaaaaaaaaaaggatatGACAAAAATGATTGGGTAAATTTATCAGATGCAGATCAtgacataaataatttaagttttcgaattgataaaaatggaGATGTTATATGTAACAAAGATAACCAAGCTGTTGaaatttcaataattaatgaaaaaatattaaaacaaaCCAAAGATGTAATATATAGTGAATTATCTATTCACCCAAAAATTGGAACCAATACTAGTAATATAACCAAAATACctataaagaaatataaaaataattcaaatggtttttttttcaataaaaataataatagtttgTCAAATTCTGAAGCCTATTTAGTTTGtgctaaaaaaaattcaaatgtTGTATTAGTACCAAAACAAACAGAAAAAGTCGAATTTATATCAGGCCCTTGGTTAGTTAGAGTAAAAGTTAATGTTTACAAAGATCCCCTTAAACCATTTGGAAGAGCATTTCGTATAACTATAGTAGATGGAATAAATGtattaacaaataaacaaaattcatttttttggtttatcccaataaaaaaattttctgaaatatatcattttcaCATGGCTGCAAAAGATAGTGCAAATGGAATATATTGTAATTTTGAAAGAAGTTTAGACAACAAAAGTATAAAATTACATTGCCCAAGTTGGGAACACCCATATAAACTTACTTCTTCAAATTTAATGCTTTTTTCTATGAATTTAGGAAtgtcattaatatatactgCTGTAATTCCATATATGGATAAAATAACTATCTATAATAAATTAGCTAGtagaaatgaaaataataattcaataAATGGTTTCAATCAGTATGAAAATTcaaatgatgatgataatcaTAATGCTAATATTGAGAAAGCTGTAAAAAAAGTAGAAAATATAACcaattatttacatttaatattttcaagtATAATAGGTGTATCaaatattgcatatatgATCAAAGAATCAGTTAAAATATCTAATGATTTAAAAGAATTTAATACAGAATTTGAAAATGCTCCTTCACTTTATGAATGGACTATTACCTATCcagaaaataattatcaaCCAGATATGGCccttgaaaaaaaaaaaaaaattttttttcctgAAGAAAATTCTTTAAATAATTCTCCTTCTCAAAAAGATGAaactattaaaaaatttcaaggtataaaaaaaaacatttacaAACCtactaatgaaaaaaaattagaacGTATAATTATAGgcaattaa